In Apis mellifera strain DH4 linkage group LG3, Amel_HAv3.1, whole genome shotgun sequence, one DNA window encodes the following:
- the LOC550991 gene encoding protein HID1 isoform X2 produces the protein MGNADTKLNFRKAVVQLTSKTQVIDASDDNFWDQFWSENVTNVQDIFTLIPAPEIRILREEAPSNLATLCYKAVEKLVKAVDNSCRTQREQQTVLNCCRLLTRLLPYIFEDADWKGFFWSSLPGKEDEESVPLAHSLLNALCDLLFCPDFTVAANKKSGPDKAEELQSIDSCEYIWEAGVGFAHSPPRYPILDSNRTELLKLLLTCFSETMYNPPLDLSVTPNKWIQHLTSSENRHALPMFTSLLNTVCAYDPVGLGVPYNHLLFTDSLEPLVDVALQILIVTLDHDTSGSTPLEEGNIGDNLFINYLSRIHRDEDFQFVLKGITRLLNNPLMQTYLPNSTKKVHFHQELLVFFWKMCDYNKKFLYYVLKSSDVLEVLVPILYHLNDSRADQSRVGLMHIGVFILLLLSGERNFGVRLNKPYTATVPMDIPVFTGTHADLLVTVFHKIITTGHQRLQPLFDCLLTILVNVSPYLKTLSMVASTKLLHLLEAFSTPWFLFSAPTNHHLVFFLLEIFNNIIQYQFDGNSNLVYTIIRKRQVFHALANLPSDCNTIAKSLSKRQRRHVPASTSNENVNETAMEGSHPAQPAEPGTLKATLLETPGIEKMTEKESAHPLSPSVNIDVGKSNHQNNKGGIRVAEHNSSNNINQWVPSSEWVYQWKTKLPLQTIMRLLQVLVPQVEKICIDKGLTDESEILKFLQHGTLVGLLPVPHPILIRRYQANAGTTAWFRTYMWGVIYLRNVEPPIWYDTDVKLFEIQRV, from the exons atGGGAAATGCTgacacaaaattaaattttcgaaaagcaGTTGTACAATTGACATCAAAAACGCAg GTGATTGACGCTTCAGATGATAATTTCTGGGATCAATTTTGGTCTGAAAATGTGACTAATGTAcaagatatttttactttaattcctGCACCTGAAATTCGTATATTAAGAGAAGAAGCTCCTTCAAATTTAGCCACATTATGTTATAAAGCAGTGGAGAAATTGGTGAAAGCAGTTGATAACAGTTGTAGAACACAAAGAGAACAACAAACTGTTTTAAACTGTTGTCGTTTATTAACAAGATTATTACCTTATATTTTTGAGGATGCTGATTGGAAGGGATTCTTCTGGTCTAGTCTACCTGgtaaagaagatgaagaaagtGTACCTTTAGCTCATTCTTTACTTAATGCTCTCTgt gaTCTCTTATTTTGTCCTGATTTTACAGTAGCTGCAAATAAAAAGTCTGGTCct gaTAAAGCAGAAGAATTACAATCTATAGATAGTTGTGAATATATTTGGGAAGCTGGTGTAGGATTTGCCCATTCACCTCCTAGATATCCAATTTTAGATTCAAATAGAACAGAATTACTAAAGTTATTACTAACTTGCTTCAGTGAAACCATGTACAATCCTCCTCTGGATTTATCAGTTACTCCAAACAAATGGATTCAACATTTAACTAGTTCTGAAAATAg aCATGCTTTGCCTATGTTTACATCATTACTGAATACAGTATGTGCATATGATCCTGTTGGACTTGGAGTGCCAtacaatcatttattatttactgatTCGTTAGAACCATTAGTTGATGTTGCATTACAAATTCTTATAGTGACATTAGATCATGATACTAGTGGTAGTACTCCATTAGAAGAAGGAAATATTGgagataatttattcattaattatttaagtcgAATTCATCGAGATGaag attttcagTTTGTATTGAAAGGTATTacgagattattaaataatccatTAATGCAGACATATTTACCAAATTCAACTAAGAAAGTACATTTTCATCAAGAATTATTggtatttttttggaaaatgtgTGACtataacaagaaatttttatattatgtactaAAAAGTTCAGATGTTCTTGAAGTATTAGTacctatattatatcatttaaatgatTCGCGTGCCGatcaat cTCGTGTCGGATTAATGCATATCggtgtatttattttacttttattaagtGGAGAACGTAATTTCGGTGTTAGATTGAATAAACCATATACAGCTACAGTACCTATGGATATTCCTGTTTTTACag gTACTCATGCTGATTTGCTAGTCACTGTTTTTCACAAGATAATTACAACTGGACACCAAAGATTACAGCCATTATTCGATTGTTTACTAACAATTCTAGTCAATGTATCTCCATATCTTAAAACACTATCAATGGTGGCTAGTACTAAGCTATTACATTTGCTTGAAGCATTTAGCACTCCATGGTTTTTATTTTCAGCACCTACTAATCATCatttagtattttttcttttagaaatttttaacaatatcattcag TATCAATTTGATGGAAATAGTAACTTGGTTTATACTATAATACGCAAAAGACAAGTTTTTCACGCATTAGCAAATTTACCAAGTGATTGTAATACAATTGCAAAGTCTCTTAGTAAAAGACAACGTCGTCATGTACCTGCTAGTACATCTAATGAAAATGTTAATGAAACAGCAATGGAAGGTTCACATCCTGCACAACCTGCAGAACCTGGAACTTTAAAAGCAACTTTATTAGAAACCCCAG gtATTGAAAAAATGACTGAAAAAGAATCTGCACATCCATTAAGTCCTTCAGTAAATATTGATGTAGGAAAATCTAATCATCAAAACAAT aaaggaGGTATTAGAGTGGCAGAACACAATTCTTCTAACAATATAAATCAGTGGGTTCCTTCTAGCGAATGGGTATATCAATGGAAAACTAAACTTCCATTACAAACTATTATGCGATTACTTCAAGTTCTTGTACCTcaagttgaaaaaatatgcattgataa agGTCTTACGgatgaaagtgaaattttgaaatttttacaacatGGTACATTAGTTGGCTTGTTGCCAGTACCGCATCCTATTCTTATTAGAAGATATCAAGCAAATGCAGGAACAACTGCTTGGTTTAGAACATATATGTGGGgcgttatatatttaagaaatgttGAACCACCAATATGGTATGATACTGATGTAAAGTTATTTGAAATCCAAAGAGTCTAA
- the LOC550991 gene encoding protein HID1 isoform X1, whose amino-acid sequence MGNADTKLNFRKAVVQLTSKTQVIDASDDNFWDQFWSENVTNVQDIFTLIPAPEIRILREEAPSNLATLCYKAVEKLVKAVDNSCRTQREQQTVLNCCRLLTRLLPYIFEDADWKGFFWSSLPGKEDEESVPLAHSLLNALCDLLFCPDFTVAANKKSGPDKAEELQSIDSCEYIWEAGVGFAHSPPRYPILDSNRTELLKLLLTCFSETMYNPPLDLSVTPNKWIQHLTSSENRHALPMFTSLLNTVCAYDPVGLGVPYNHLLFTDSLEPLVDVALQILIVTLDHDTSGSTPLEEGNIGDNLFINYLSRIHRDEDFQFVLKGITRLLNNPLMQTYLPNSTKKVHFHQELLVFFWKMCDYNKKFLYYVLKSSDVLEVLVPILYHLNDSRADQSRVGLMHIGVFILLLLSGERNFGVRLNKPYTATVPMDIPVFTGTHADLLVTVFHKIITTGHQRLQPLFDCLLTILVNVSPYLKTLSMVASTKLLHLLEAFSTPWFLFSAPTNHHLVFFLLEIFNNIIQYQFDGNSNLVYTIIRKRQVFHALANLPSDCNTIAKSLSKRQRRHVPASTSNENVNETAMEGSHPAQPAEPGTLKATLLETPGIEKMTEKESAHPLSPSVNIDVGKSNHQNNVSSTEDLMNSTKNSVIPKGGIRVAEHNSSNNINQWVPSSEWVYQWKTKLPLQTIMRLLQVLVPQVEKICIDKGLTDESEILKFLQHGTLVGLLPVPHPILIRRYQANAGTTAWFRTYMWGVIYLRNVEPPIWYDTDVKLFEIQRV is encoded by the exons atGGGAAATGCTgacacaaaattaaattttcgaaaagcaGTTGTACAATTGACATCAAAAACGCAg GTGATTGACGCTTCAGATGATAATTTCTGGGATCAATTTTGGTCTGAAAATGTGACTAATGTAcaagatatttttactttaattcctGCACCTGAAATTCGTATATTAAGAGAAGAAGCTCCTTCAAATTTAGCCACATTATGTTATAAAGCAGTGGAGAAATTGGTGAAAGCAGTTGATAACAGTTGTAGAACACAAAGAGAACAACAAACTGTTTTAAACTGTTGTCGTTTATTAACAAGATTATTACCTTATATTTTTGAGGATGCTGATTGGAAGGGATTCTTCTGGTCTAGTCTACCTGgtaaagaagatgaagaaagtGTACCTTTAGCTCATTCTTTACTTAATGCTCTCTgt gaTCTCTTATTTTGTCCTGATTTTACAGTAGCTGCAAATAAAAAGTCTGGTCct gaTAAAGCAGAAGAATTACAATCTATAGATAGTTGTGAATATATTTGGGAAGCTGGTGTAGGATTTGCCCATTCACCTCCTAGATATCCAATTTTAGATTCAAATAGAACAGAATTACTAAAGTTATTACTAACTTGCTTCAGTGAAACCATGTACAATCCTCCTCTGGATTTATCAGTTACTCCAAACAAATGGATTCAACATTTAACTAGTTCTGAAAATAg aCATGCTTTGCCTATGTTTACATCATTACTGAATACAGTATGTGCATATGATCCTGTTGGACTTGGAGTGCCAtacaatcatttattatttactgatTCGTTAGAACCATTAGTTGATGTTGCATTACAAATTCTTATAGTGACATTAGATCATGATACTAGTGGTAGTACTCCATTAGAAGAAGGAAATATTGgagataatttattcattaattatttaagtcgAATTCATCGAGATGaag attttcagTTTGTATTGAAAGGTATTacgagattattaaataatccatTAATGCAGACATATTTACCAAATTCAACTAAGAAAGTACATTTTCATCAAGAATTATTggtatttttttggaaaatgtgTGACtataacaagaaatttttatattatgtactaAAAAGTTCAGATGTTCTTGAAGTATTAGTacctatattatatcatttaaatgatTCGCGTGCCGatcaat cTCGTGTCGGATTAATGCATATCggtgtatttattttacttttattaagtGGAGAACGTAATTTCGGTGTTAGATTGAATAAACCATATACAGCTACAGTACCTATGGATATTCCTGTTTTTACag gTACTCATGCTGATTTGCTAGTCACTGTTTTTCACAAGATAATTACAACTGGACACCAAAGATTACAGCCATTATTCGATTGTTTACTAACAATTCTAGTCAATGTATCTCCATATCTTAAAACACTATCAATGGTGGCTAGTACTAAGCTATTACATTTGCTTGAAGCATTTAGCACTCCATGGTTTTTATTTTCAGCACCTACTAATCATCatttagtattttttcttttagaaatttttaacaatatcattcag TATCAATTTGATGGAAATAGTAACTTGGTTTATACTATAATACGCAAAAGACAAGTTTTTCACGCATTAGCAAATTTACCAAGTGATTGTAATACAATTGCAAAGTCTCTTAGTAAAAGACAACGTCGTCATGTACCTGCTAGTACATCTAATGAAAATGTTAATGAAACAGCAATGGAAGGTTCACATCCTGCACAACCTGCAGAACCTGGAACTTTAAAAGCAACTTTATTAGAAACCCCAG gtATTGAAAAAATGACTGAAAAAGAATCTGCACATCCATTAAGTCCTTCAGTAAATATTGATGTAGGAAAATCTAATCATCAAAACAATGTAAGCTCTACAGAAGATTTAATGAATTCTACTAAAAACTCTGTTATACCA aaaggaGGTATTAGAGTGGCAGAACACAATTCTTCTAACAATATAAATCAGTGGGTTCCTTCTAGCGAATGGGTATATCAATGGAAAACTAAACTTCCATTACAAACTATTATGCGATTACTTCAAGTTCTTGTACCTcaagttgaaaaaatatgcattgataa agGTCTTACGgatgaaagtgaaattttgaaatttttacaacatGGTACATTAGTTGGCTTGTTGCCAGTACCGCATCCTATTCTTATTAGAAGATATCAAGCAAATGCAGGAACAACTGCTTGGTTTAGAACATATATGTGGGgcgttatatatttaagaaatgttGAACCACCAATATGGTATGATACTGATGTAAAGTTATTTGAAATCCAAAGAGTCTAA
- the LOC552093 gene encoding methyltransferase-like protein 2-A isoform X2 has product MSDEKIWEYEHEAYKYWDKFYGIHENKFFKDRHWLFTEFPELAVDIVKQNIKQPLRFKNENIKKNGQETHENILDLPSKNGNKILEIGCGVGNTVFPILLYNTDANLFVYCCDFSAKALDILKQNSAYDTSRCKAFILDVTQEEWETPFEPESLDIIVLIFVLSAINPEKMKHIIEQIHKYLKSGGLVLFRDYGRYDLAQLRFKKGSCLANNFYVRGDGTRVYFFTQEEIRILFTSCGFIEEQNLIDRRLQINRGKQLKMYRVWIQGKYRK; this is encoded by the exons ATGTCAGATGAAAAAATTTGGGAATATGAACATGAGGCTTATAAATATTGGGATAAGTTTTATGGAATACatgaaaataa atttttcaaagatagaCATTGGTTATTTACAGAATTTCCTGAATTAGCTGTTGATattgtaaaacaaaatattaaacaacctctaagatttaaaaatgaaaacataaaaaaaaatggtcaAGAAACTCATGAAAATATCCTTGATTTACCtagtaaaaatggaaataaaattttagaaattggtTGTGGAGTAGGAAACACAGTATTTCCAATACTTTTGTATAACACAGATGCAAacttatttgtatattgttgTGATTTTTCTGCAAAAGCATTAGATATATTGAAACAGAATTCTGCTTATGACACATCGAg atgtaAAGCATTTATTCTTGATGTAACACAAGAGGAATGGGAAACTCCTTTTGAACCAGAAAGTTTAGATATTATTGTGCTGATATTTGTTCTTTCAGCTATTAATCCTGAAAA AATGAAACACATCATAGAACAAAtccacaaatatttaaaatcaggTGGATTGGTTTTGTTTCGAGATTATGGAAGATATGATTTAGctcaattaagatttaaaaaaggtAGTTGCCttgcaaacaatttttatgttcGAGGTGATGGAACtagagtatatttttttacacaag aaGAAATTAGGATATTATTTACAAGTTGTGGTTTTATAGAAGAACAAAATCTTATAGACAGgagattacaaattaatagaGGAAAACAACTTAAAATGTATAGAGTATGGATTCAAGGAAAGTAtaggaaataa
- the LOC552093 gene encoding methyltransferase-like protein 2 isoform X1: MEEDISKHQQNESNNKRPQFGNRILSNNNNVFQHNAWDNIIWDEEQQNLAKQKVNENSTITMSDEKIWEYEHEAYKYWDKFYGIHENKFFKDRHWLFTEFPELAVDIVKQNIKQPLRFKNENIKKNGQETHENILDLPSKNGNKILEIGCGVGNTVFPILLYNTDANLFVYCCDFSAKALDILKQNSAYDTSRCKAFILDVTQEEWETPFEPESLDIIVLIFVLSAINPEKMKHIIEQIHKYLKSGGLVLFRDYGRYDLAQLRFKKGSCLANNFYVRGDGTRVYFFTQEEIRILFTSCGFIEEQNLIDRRLQINRGKQLKMYRVWIQGKYRK; encoded by the exons ATGGAAGAAGATATATCGAAACATCAACAGAATGAGTCAAATAACAAAAGACCACAATTTGGTAACAGAATTCTTTCTAACAATAACAATGTATTTCAACATAATGCATg ggataatattatatggGATGAAGAACAACAAAATTTAGCAAAACAAAAAGTAAATGAAAACTCAACCATAACTATGTCAGATGAAAAAATTTGGGAATATGAACATGAGGCTTATAAATATTGGGATAAGTTTTATGGAATACatgaaaataa atttttcaaagatagaCATTGGTTATTTACAGAATTTCCTGAATTAGCTGTTGATattgtaaaacaaaatattaaacaacctctaagatttaaaaatgaaaacataaaaaaaaatggtcaAGAAACTCATGAAAATATCCTTGATTTACCtagtaaaaatggaaataaaattttagaaattggtTGTGGAGTAGGAAACACAGTATTTCCAATACTTTTGTATAACACAGATGCAAacttatttgtatattgttgTGATTTTTCTGCAAAAGCATTAGATATATTGAAACAGAATTCTGCTTATGACACATCGAg atgtaAAGCATTTATTCTTGATGTAACACAAGAGGAATGGGAAACTCCTTTTGAACCAGAAAGTTTAGATATTATTGTGCTGATATTTGTTCTTTCAGCTATTAATCCTGAAAA AATGAAACACATCATAGAACAAAtccacaaatatttaaaatcaggTGGATTGGTTTTGTTTCGAGATTATGGAAGATATGATTTAGctcaattaagatttaaaaaaggtAGTTGCCttgcaaacaatttttatgttcGAGGTGATGGAACtagagtatatttttttacacaag aaGAAATTAGGATATTATTTACAAGTTGTGGTTTTATAGAAGAACAAAATCTTATAGACAGgagattacaaattaatagaGGAAAACAACTTAAAATGTATAGAGTATGGATTCAAGGAAAGTAtaggaaataa